DNA sequence from the Mangifera indica cultivar Alphonso chromosome 18, CATAS_Mindica_2.1, whole genome shotgun sequence genome:
TCCCGTTCTATCTACTGAGTTTATATATAAGCAGGGGCCAGAAACCCTTAATTTAATAGACTTGTAATAAAACCGTGAGCCATTGAAGTGGCAAAACGAACAATATCTGTTGAGTGGTGGCCCGTGCAAGCCTGAAGTCTGCCCCTTCTTTAATAGACGCGTAATAAAGCCGTGAGGGTCTAAAGCCCAAAGCGAACAATATCTGTTGGGTTGTTTATAatacgttatcagcacgataacgatgggggggtgtgttgtgacttGAAGTCTCACATCGCTTCCGTTCTGTCCACTAAGTTTGTATATAagcaggggccagaagcccttaacttaATAGACTCGTAATAAAACCGCAAGCTCTTTAACTTAATAGACGCGTAATAAAACCGTGAGCCCTTAAAGTGgtaaagcggacaatatctgttgTAATAAAGTCATAAAGGCCTGAAGctcaaagtggacaatatctgttGGACTGTTTATGACAATATGAAAGGTTTTTGATATTTCTACAAATTGTCGGAGCACCTGAATTTTAACTATTTCTCGTTGCTGAATTAAATAAACCCTTATTAGACCTGAACAGTCACTTGAAACTCCATCGCTATCGTGCAATTTTCATCCAATCAAATTCcctattcaattaaaatattcccTGTCCAATCCATTTATTTACGagaaatattaaatctatacaaatttattcatagaatttaatatttttgtatttgatttagtaattttaaatgagaaaaaaaataaactaaaactttcaTCACAAATTGTTACCTTATTTTGTGTGAATAagttatttgtaaatataattgtattcttattttattatgagtaatactattttatataaaaacagatatacacataatatgttgttatatgattgaattttattttatatttaattcaaaattaatcaattatatgatatcacatcatatatatacttatctgtatatttaaaaataaatacacgtaattttattgattaattatttacaagtgatcaaaattaaggataattatataagaaaaaccttttgatatataaaagaagaattcaatttaatttgcgaaatataataatataggACTTCAAAAATTGCTACTAGTATTGCTTGcttcaattatttcatatacAATTCTTTCTTTCGTAAGATCTTATGacaaatgatttattttgaaaatcataCACATTTCTAGCTCGGAATACACAGTGAAGGCAGAAGTAGCCATACCATGATCATTACAAAAGCTCAAAATATCTTTTGAAACATGGAAATTGATACGAGTTTTTCAGTAGAAGGTGGGCTCTTGAACATGAAATAGGTAGAAAATAACCATATTATTCTTCTTGTGCCATTCTGCAGGCATGTTTTTCTATAACCTGGGAGCCATACGAGGGTGAGGAAGATCCCAATCAGCGACAATGTGATCCCGAGTGATTTCTTTCAGTGAGCGGCAACCACTCAGAGCCATCGTCAGTTCAAATTCATCGCGCAGCATTTGAAGTGCCTTTCTAACTCCAGCCTCTCCATCAGTTGCCAATGAGAACACCACAGGTCGACCAAtctgaaaatgaaaattccaccAGTTATTGCAAAATTAACTACGCGAATGCCTTAATGGCACATTGGTGGCAATAATATATGCTTACGAATATGCCAGAAGCTCCTAGTGCCAAGGCTTTGAAGACATCCGTTCCACGCCTAACACCACCATCCAAGAAGACAGGAACTCGTCCTTGTGCAGCTTTCACAACCTGAATTTGATGagacaaagaaaattttgattccaATATACATTTTGAGTAAATAGAGGAACAAACTGATCAGCATTtgggcattttcatatttacttACCTCTTCCAGGGCCATGATTGTTGCAGGGACATAGTCAAGTTGACGAGCTCCATGGTTGGAGACAATGATCCCGGCTGCCCCAGCCTGTATGGAAAGCCTTGCTGCATATCCCGTGTAAAAAAATGTTGATGCAGAATCCACAGATTTACTTAAAAGACAGACTTAAAATAAACTGAGTTACATTTCTCTTACCATCCTCCGCTGTGAGCACACCCTTCACTAGAATTGGCAATCTAGTGATAGTCTGAAGCCACTGGACATCCTACACACATTCCATGAGATATCATTTAATTGCAGAGTCTTCACACATAGACACTCCGCCAGCATTTACTTTGCATTTATGCCATTTAAAATTTTCGGTAAATGCTAAAGACAATGGAACTGTCCTTTTTGCCAAAGTTACAGCTAATTCAAAACAATTATGCAGATTAATTTAGCCATGAATCCGCTAGTTATTGTACTATACCTTCCAGCTCAGAGTACGATCAATTTGACCAGCAACATATGAAGCAAGTCCAGAGTCATTTGCCTGCTCAGCACCatagaagaaaataagaatcatattaaatcaaactaatcaaTCAGAACCATATTTGCCAAGTTAAAGAAATTGCATTAATGACACTTACTTGGTCCATCTTGCCCAGGTCCAAACCTTCGAAGTTTTTCAATGTCAAAAATGGTGGTAGAGTGAATCTGTAAGAGAACTAATGAGCAGCGGTCTAAAATTGAATGTAAAACTTTAACTCCTTACAGCTAAACTCAGTTGCATCTCTTGAGCAAGTGATGAATCAAAAACAACTTTGTTAACCTGTTTTTGATGTCAGCTTCCCTGCGACCAAGCCTTGGGGTATCAACTGTGAGAGCAATAGCTTTGAATCCAGCTCTTTCAGCTCTCCTCACAAGCTGAGCAACTACGTTCCTGTCCTTGTACACCTAAATGATATAAACAGCAACACTCATTAATCAGACAAAGCCAAAGAGTTATTTCTGATGCTGAAAGTGCAGATCAGTTAATTTAGTTAACCAATAAAGGACATCAAACATGTTAGTTAGACTTACATAAAGCTGGAAAAAGCGGATGCCAGGCCCTGTTGAAGCAACCTCTTCAACACTTGAAGTAGCCCATGAAGACAATGTCTGAAAATTGAAGCAAAGCACAAAATGCTTTTAGGTTGAAACATCTCATGAGGCAAAAGCATAATTATATCCACAAATGAAATGAATCTCCTAAATGAACATATTTGTGGAAAGCCCCGGTGTGGTGAAAGTGTTTTCTTGGCAGTTTCAGAAGCATATTTGTAAGCAGTTAACTGATGAATTCTCGTCCGAGAACATCTTGTCAAATATATCCAACAACTCAGTAATGAAACCAATATTCAACCAGTTCGAAGTTTCCTGTATGAGAGGCATGAATTAAATTTCAAGTCCACATGCTTCCCTCAAGTTTTATGTCTTCAACAATTTAATCTCCTCAAGTCTTGACAAATCACTTAAATGTTTCAGGTTAAGAGAAATAACCAATTCATGATTATAAACTTGAAGAAGAACTGAATGAGAATCAGAACAATTAGAGAGAGAGCCATTCTTCATGGTGCGGGGTTGCTTAAGGGACAAAATTACAGATTCAAGTTGGAAAATATGTAAGGGAGGCAAGTCAAACCATAATTGTTCCAGCTGCTGATGCGGCTCTAGCAGTCGCATACTCCCCTGCAGGCAAAAGAATGTTATCATATTGACACCGCATTTATCTTCAAACTCATCGATATTCTTAGCTG
Encoded proteins:
- the LOC123202444 gene encoding peroxisomal (S)-2-hydroxy-acid oxidase-like, producing MEEITNVSEFEAIAKQKLPKMVFDYYASGAEDQWTLHENRFAFSRILFRPRILIDVSKIDMTTTVLGFKISMPIMIAPTAMQKMAHPEGEYATARAASAAGTIMTLSSWATSSVEEVASTGPGIRFFQLYVYKDRNVVAQLVRRAERAGFKAIALTVDTPRLGRREADIKNRFTLPPFLTLKNFEGLDLGKMDQANDSGLASYVAGQIDRTLSWKDVQWLQTITRLPILVKGVLTAEDARLSIQAGAAGIIVSNHGARQLDYVPATIMALEEVVKAAQGRVPVFLDGGVRRGTDVFKALALGASGIFIGRPVVFSLATDGEAGVRKALQMLRDEFELTMALSGCRSLKEITRDHIVADWDLPHPRMAPRL